A region from the Benincasa hispida cultivar B227 chromosome 12, ASM972705v1, whole genome shotgun sequence genome encodes:
- the LOC120092842 gene encoding pentatricopeptide repeat-containing protein At1g26900, mitochondrial — protein MSLAPALFLRQNLNIWSKNLSHAISSGDAKLLFLLKSCNGTAEISQIHCYMVKTALDLVPFTLSKLLASAILDIKYAASIFREIRNPNLFMFNTMLRGHSNSNDSKQAFVIFNDLRNRDFLPDEFSFITILKACARELAIDVGQGIHGIVHRSGHSLFNHVKNILLHFYCACGQIGDAHKLFDEIPQRNDLVSWNTLMGGYLHASQPIVVLDFFRQMCRRGLIASVNTVLTVSSAVCDVGNTMDGKSLHGQCIKLGLCSDLNVVTCLIDMYAKFGDLDEGETLFNEVAEKDVILWNCLIDNYARNGLIEKAVASLHLMKLEGTRPNSSTLACLISACATFNAVSTGKYLGNYVEEGLVLDVVLGTTLIDMYAKCGFLDKAIDVFNKIQNKDVKTWTAMITGYGAHGQTRKAIETLYRMEKEGFRPNEITFLAVLNACSHGGKVAEGIRCFKRMVYEYGMTPKIEHYGCIIDLLGRAGLLEEAHNLIKSLPSEGDITGWRALLAACRVYGDVELGESVKRMLVDLNDEHPTDSMLLSSTYAIAGRLSDYTQYQQIKEGNRRKEVTGSSQMQIERAKKEVGCSMIEMDYFY, from the coding sequence ATGAGCTTAGCTCCTGCCCTGTTCTTGCGGCAGAATTTGAACATTTGGTCCAAAAATCTTAGCCATGCCATATCTTCAGGCGATGCAAAGCTACTTTTTCTATTGAAATCATGCAATGGGACTGCAGAAATCTCTCAAATCCACTGCTACATGGTCAAGACTGCTCTTGATCTCGTCCCTTTCACATTGAGCAAACTTCTTGCTTCTGCCATATTGGATATCAAGTATGCAGCTTCCATTTTCAGGGAGATACGAAACCCAAATCTCTTTATGTTCAATACTATGCTCAGAGGCCATTCTAATAGCAATGATTCAAAACAAGCTTTTGTTATTTTCAATGACCTTAGGAATCGGGACTTTTTGCCGGATGAGTTTTCTTTCATAACGATTCTGAAAGCTTGTGCTCGTGAATTGGCAATTGATGTTGGACAGGGAATTCATGGGATTGTTCATAGATCTGGGCATAGTTTATTCAATCATGTTAAAAATATACTTCTACATTTTTACTGTGCGTGTGGGCAAATTGGAGATGCCCATAAACTGTTTGATGAGATTCCTCAAAGAAATGATTTGGTCTCGTGGAACACTTTGATGGGTGGTTATCTTCATGCATCTCAGCCCATTGTTGTTTTAGACTTTTTTAGACAAATGTGTAGGAGAGGTTTGATAGCCAGTGTGAATACAGTATTAACTGTTTCATCTGCAGTGTGTGATGTTGGCAATACCATGGATGGCAAGTCTCTTCATGGACAATGTATCAAGTTGGGCTTATGTTCTGATCTCAATGTGGTTACATGTTTGATTGATATGTATGCAAAGTTTGGAGATTTGGACGAAGGAGAAACACTTTTCAATGAAGTTGCTGAGAAAGATGTTATTCTGTGGAATTGTTTGATAGATAACTATGCTAGAAATGGTTTGATAGAAAAAGCAGTAGCTTCACTACATCTCATGAAACTTGAAGGTACGAGGCCCAATTCATCCACATTGGCTTGCTTAATCTCAGCTTGTGCTACCTTTAATGCTGTTAGTACAGGtaaataccttggtaattatgTGGAGGAAGGATTAGTTCTAGATGTTGTTCTTGGAACAACTCTAATTGATATGTATGCTAAATGTGGGTTCCTAGACAAGGCAATTGACGTTTTCAATAAGATACAAAATAAAGACGTGAAGACTTGGACGGCGATGATAACTGGTTATGGGGCTCATGGACAGACGAGGAAGGCTATAGAAACTTTGTATAGGATGGAGAAGGAGGGTTTTCGGCCGAACGAAATAACATTCTTGGCAGTCTTGAATGCTTGTAGTCATGGAGGCAAAGTGGCAGAGGGGATAAGATGTTTCAAAAGAATGGTGTATGAATATGGCATGACACCAAAGATTGAGCACTATGGATGTATTATCGATCTTCTTGGTCGTGCGGGGTTGTTGGAGGAAGCTCATAACCTAATAAAGAGCTTGCCTTCGGAGGGCGATATTACTGGATGGCGTGCACTGCTTGCAGCTTGTAGGGTTTATGGAGATGTTGAATTGGGAGAGTCTGTGAAGAGAATGCTGGTTGATTTAAATGATGAACACCCCACGGATTCAATGCTTCTTTCTAGTACATATGCCATTGCTGGGAGATTGTCTGATTATACACAATATCAACAAATTAAGGAAGGAAACAGAAGGAAAGAAGTGACTGGATCATCTCAAATGCAGATTGAGAGAGCAAAAAAGGAAGTTGGTTGTAGTATGATTGAGATGGATTACTTTTATTAA